The genomic window ACCGAACTGTACCACAACACCTTTTGGTTTTTCCAATTCGATGATATTCATTACATCTTCTTCCGTTAAAGGCTCGAAGTATAATTTATCTGAAATTGAGAAGTCTGTAGAAACTGTTTCAGGGTTGTTATTAATGATAATCGCCTCGTAACCCATTTCTTTGATGGCCCAAACCGAGTGAACTGTTGCGTAATCAAACTCAACACCCTGCCCGATTCTGATGGGTCCTGAACCCAAAACGATGATTTTTTCCTTATCTGTAACTACACTTTCGTTTTCTTCTTCGTACGTTCCGTAGAAATATGGTGTTTCAGACTCGAATTCTGCGGCGCAGGTATCTACCATTTTGTAAACCGGCATTAATCCGTTTTCTTTTCTGAAATTGAAAACCTCGCGCTCTGTTACATTCCAAAGAGTTGCAATATTAATATCAGCAAAACCTAATTTTTTGGCTTCTAATAAAGTTTCTTTGTTGAATTTATTTTCAGCGATTGCTTTTTCGAAATCAATTAATTTCTTGATTTTCCAGATGAAGAATTTATCGATTTTACTCCATTCTACGATCTGTTCCCAGTCGTACCCTCTTCTTAAAGCATCCCCGATGATGAACAATCTTTCGTCATCACAAACTCTGATTCTTCTTTCGATTTCTTCTTCCGTAAGTGCTGCTGCCTGTTTGGTTTTTAAACCAATATGTTTAATTCCGGTTTCCAAAGAACGGATGGCTTTTTGTAAAGACTCTTCGAAGTTTCTTCCGATGGCCATTACTTCCCCCGTTGCTTTCATCTGTGTCGATAATCTTCTGTCTGCCGTTTCGAACTTATCGAACGGGAATCTTGGAAATTTGGTTACCACGTAATCTAAAGCCGGCTCGAAGCAAGCGTATGTCTTTCCTGTAACCGGGTTCATGATTTCATCAAGCGTTAATCCTACCGCGATTTTTGCAGCAATTTTTGCAATCGGATACCCTGTTGCTTTTGATGCTAAAGCTGATGAACGGGAAACTCTTGGGTTTACCTCGATGATATAATAGTTGAATGAATGCGGGTCTAATGCCAACTGTACGTTACATCCCCCTTCGATTCCTAATGCTCTGATGATTTTTAGTGAAGCATTTCTCAATAACTGATACTCTCTGTCTGAAAGTGTCTGAGAAGGCGCCACAACGATCGAGTCACCTGTGTGAACACCTACCGGATCTATATTTTCCATGTTACAAACCACAATCGCGTTGTCGTTTGCATCACGCATTACTTCATATTCAATTTCTTTGAAACCTGCGATTGATTTTTCGATAAGACACTGAGTAACCGGACTGTATTTTAGCCCTAATTCAGCGATTTCTTTCAATTCAACCTCGTTGGAAGCGATACCACCTCCTGTTCCACCCATCGTGAAGGCAGGACGAACAATGACAGGATATCCGATGTCATCAGCAAAATTTAATGCTCCTTCCACCGTGTTTACGATGTCTGATTCAGGAACGGGTTCGTTCAGTTCTCTCATCAATTCACGGAACAAATCTCTGTCTTCCGCTCTGTTGATGGCTGAAAGTTTTGTTCCCAATACCTCAACCTTGCATTCTTCAAGAATTCCTGATTTTTCCAATTCTACCGCCATATTCAGTCCAGTCTGACCTCCCAAAGTCGGTAAAAGCGCATCCGGACGCTCTTTTCTGATGATATGACTTACAAACTGAAGTGAAATAGGCTCGATATATACTTTATCTGCGATTTCAACATCCGTCATAATCGTTGCAGGGTTTGAATTAATCAAAATTACCTTGTAGCCTTCTTCCTTCAAAGACAAACAAGCCTGCGTTCCTGCGTAATCAAATTCCGCCGCCTGACCAATAATGATAGGTCCTGAACCGATTACTAAAATTGTTTTTATATCTGTACGTTTTGCCATTTTATATTTTAGATTAAAGAATCAAAAGCAAGAGCCAAGATTCTAAACTTTGTATTTTTACTTTTTATCTGACTTATTTTTCCATGCTTTGTCATTCCGTAGGAATCTAAGCAGTGTCTCTAAATCGCTTTGTTGAGATCCTTTCAGGATGACAAACTGAGCGTTTATTTTTTATCTGTTGTCATTTCGAGGAATCTTTTTTATAGATTCTTCACTGCGCTTTCGCTTCGTTCTGAATGACAACCAACTGCCTTATTGATTCTTCTTATTCTTAAAATCCTCCATCAAGTGGATGAAATCATCGAATAAGTAGTTTGCATCTTCAGGACCCGGGCTCGCTTCAGGATGGTACTGAACTGAGAAACAAGGGTAAATTTTGTGCTTCAGACCTTCGTTTGTTCTGTCGTTCAATGCGATGTGTGTTTCAATTAAATCTGTTCCTTTCAAACTTTCCTGGTCAACTGCATAACCGTGATTCTGAGAAGTGATTGCTACTTTATTTTTCTCTAAATCCAATACCGGGTGATTTCCTCCTCTGTGACCGAATTTTAACTTGAAAGTTTTCGCTCCGCAAGCCAATCCGATTAATTGATGCCCCAGACAGATTCCGAAAATTGGAACTTTTCCTAATAATCCACGGATCATTTCTAGAGCGTGCTGATTGTCTTCCGGGTCACCAGGACCGTTTGACAGCATGACTCCGTCAGGATTCATTAGCAAAATCTCTTCTGCCGTTACATCATGGGAAACTACTATGATATCACAGTTTCTTTGAGATAATTCTCTGATAATCCCTAATTTAGAACCAAAATCGACCAATACTACTTTAAAACCTCTTCCTGGATTTGCGTAAGGTGTTTTTGTAGAAACCATTTCCACCTGATTGGTAGGGAAAGTTGTTGATTTTAATTCTGAAACTACTGCATTATCATCAACATCTTCGTTTACGATTTTTCCTTTCACTACTCCGTGGTTACGAAGAATTCTTGTCAGTCTTCTTGTATCGATTCCTGAAATTCCTGAAAGGTGTTTCTTTTTAAATAATTCATCTAAAGTAATCTGAGTACGGAAATTGGAAGGCAGATCACAAATTTCTTTTACGATAAGACCTTTGATAGCCGGTTCAATACTCTCATAATCATCTCTATTAATCCCATAGTTTCCGATAAGCGGATAGGTCATACAAACAATCTGACCGCAATAGGAAGGATCAGAAATTAGTTCCTGATACCCTGTCATTCCGGTATTGAAAACCACCTCTCCTGCAGTTTCCAATTCTGCTCCGAAACCTTCTCCATGAAACACTTCACCGGACTCCAGTATTAACTTTTTCTTCATTTTCTTTATTTAGATTTTCTTTTTTTTATTAACAGGTCGCCTCTACGAGGCTCAAATTCTTTATCCTTTGTTTTCCACAGGTTCTATCCGTGGCTATTAACAGGTCGCCCCTCCGGGGCTTGGATGATTTTTCTGCCATGGATTTCACCCAATGGCTATTCATATTTCGCCCTTCAGGGTTCTCCAACTTTTACCTTTAATCTTTTCCCTTGGCTCTTTTTATTTTCCTTGGCTCTTATTTAAAGGTATACCCTTCTTTTTCCAAGGCTTCTTTTAAAATCGCCATTCTTGCAAAAACGCCGTTTTCCATTTGTTTGAAAACTCTTGAGCGTTCGCATTCTACCAAGTCTGTATCAATTTCAACCCCTCTGTTGATGGGAGCCGGATGCATGATGATGGCTTCTTTTTTCATGGCTTTTTCCCTTTCTTTCGTCAAACCATATTTTCTGTGGTAATCCGAAGCAGAGAAACTCATTTTGGCATCGTGTCTTTCGTGCTGGATTCTCAGTAACATTACAACATCAACCTCAGCAATTAATTCATCTACATTTAAATATGTTCCGTTGATCAAAGCTCCTTCATCAAACCATTGTTCCGGACCTGAGAAGTAAACTTTTGCGCCCAGTCTTCTTAACGCTTCTGCATTTGAGTTCGCAACACGGCTATGTTTCACATCTCCTACGATTCCTACTTTTAATCCCTCAAATTTTCCGAATTCCTGGTAGATCGTCATCAAATCTAGCATACATTGAGATGGGTGGTTTCCCGTTCCGTCTCCTCCGTTGATTACAGGAATTTTTATATTTTTTAATTCATCAAAATACCTGTCTTTCTTATCTCTGATTACTACCAGATTTACGCCTAAACTTTCTATCGTTTTCACCGTATCATAAAGACTTTCACCCTTGTTTACCGAACTGTGAGATGCATCAAAAGGCACTACCTGCAAGCCTAATTTTCTTTCGGCAATATCAAAACTTGTTTTTGTTCTTGTACTGTCTTCGAAGAAAAGATTTGAGCAAAAAACCTCTCCTTCAATTTTAGCAGTTTTTCCGTTTGCAAAAGCCAAAGCTTCTGTCAGTATCCTGTTGATTCTCTCGGTGCTTAGTTCTGTAATCGTAAACATAATTTCTTAATTTTTTACAAAAAAAAAAGCGAAGAAAATATCTTCGCTTACTATAAATAAATATCGTATAGGGCGCTATCGCCCGGTAATTCTAATGATATAAATACTGTCTTATTCATTAGGTGCAAAGATACAACAATTTTACAAACTGACAAAACCAAATTTTGATTTGGATTAAAAAAACTTATTCTCTCCTTATTTTCATTTTTAAATGCTATTTTTGTTAAAACTCAACCTTATACTATATGGATTTAAAAGACAAAATGATTCTCAGTATTATTCAGGAAGACTCTACTCTATCGGTGAAAGAAATTTCAGAAAAGATAGGTCTTACCTTTACCCCGACTTACGAGCGCATCAAACAACTTGAAAAACAGGGAATTATTGAGAAATATGTAGGTCTTTTGAATCGCGAAAAACTAGGTTTAAATATTGTCGTATACTGTAACGTCCGCCTTAAAGAGCAATCCAAAAAAGTTTTGGAAACGTTCGAGAAAAACATTATGCAACATGATGAAGTTCAGGAAATTATCAGCCTTTCCGGCGAATATGATTATATGTTGAAAATTATTGCAAAAGATATTAATTCTTATAATGATTTTACAGTGAACGTAATTTCAAATATTCCTAATATTGGACAATACCACAGTTCTATTGTGCTTCATGAAGTGAAAAAATCTACTAAGCTTAAAATTGATTTGGATTAATTTTTTAATTAAATTAAAATTTTTAGCTTAATAATTTAAAGATGCTTCGACGGAGCTCAGCATAACATCATCTCTAATACTAACTGTTTTATTTAGCAGCATATTTAACGCGGTGTCATGCTGAGCTCCGTCGAAGCATCTCATTATCAATTCTAAACACTTTTTTGTTTAAAATCAACCCAACAACTTATTTTTCAATTTATTAAACTGATATTCTATTTTATCTAAACAAAGATTTCCAATACTTCCCTGATGAGTATGGTTTAAATTTCCTATTTCAAAATCAAACTCATTATTTTCAATCTCCTGCCCTACCTTTATATAAGCATCACGGAATGAACTTCCCTTTTTCACTTCTTCATTGATCTTTTCTACACTGAAAAGGTATTTGTACTTTTCATCTTCCAAAATCCCGTCTTTCACCTGAATATTGGGTAAAGTATAGTTTAAAATTTCAAGACATTCCTTTAATGAATCGATGGCCGGGAAAAGTATTTCTTTCGTCAACTGCATATCGCGGTGATAACCTGAAGGAAGATTGTTCGTCAATAAAATAAACTCGTTCGGCAACGACTGAATTCTGTTGCAACGTGCACGAACCAACTCAAAAATATCAGGATTTTTTTTGTGCGGCATAATGCTGCTTCCTGTGGTAAATTCTTTTGGAAAGCTGATAAAATCAAAGTTCTGACTTAAATATAAACACACATCATAGGCAAATTTCCCCAACGTTCCTGCTAAAGTTGCCATCGCCATTGACAACATTTTCTCCGACTTCCCGCGGGTCATTTGAGCATAAACGGAATTATAATTCATCGATTGAAAACCCAAATTATACGTCGTACTCTCACGGTCGATCGGGAAAGACGAACCATATCCCGCCGCAGAACCCAGTGGATTTTTATTAATGATATTTTTAACCGAAAAAAACATTTCAAGATCATCTACCAACGATTCTGCATAGGCTCCCAACCACAATCCAAACGATGAAGGCATGGCAATTTGTAAATGCGTATAACCCGGAAGCAGAATATTTTTATGTTGATCTGCCAATTTGATTAATATTTGAAAAAACTCATCCGTCAATACTGTAATTTCACGGATTTCATCAAGCAGATACAGTTTGACATCAACCAAAACCTGATCATTTCTCGAACGTGCTGTATGAATTTTCTTTCCGATATCTCCTAATTCTTCAATTAAAATAGCTTCAATCTGTGAATGGATATCTTCCGCATTTTTATCAATTTTAAAATTACCATCTAAAATATCCTGTAAAATTGCCGCCAAAACAAAAATAATTTTGTCTGACTCTTCTTTTGTGATAATTCCTACTTCTGCCAACATCATACAATGGGCAATAGAACCTTTGACATCGTATTTCGCCAATCGTTCATCAAAGTCGAGATCTTTCCCTACTGTAAATTTATTGACTAATATGTTTGTGGCATTGTCGTCTTTTTGCCATATTTTTTTCATAAAATTTAATTTTCTATTTAAAATTTTCTTTTGTCTTGAAACAAAAGAAACAAAAGTTCAAGACTGGAAACTCCGGCTAAAAATTAAAATTAAATCCTAAAATCCCCAAAACTTGCGCGAATTCAAAATTTATTCTTCAATTCAAAATTAGTGTCGCGCTTCAAACAGTGGGAATTTTTTAACGGATTAAATTTCAATTTTCTTAACGCCTCCGTTTCCTAAGTCGATTTAAAACTTCCATCACCCAGCTTCCAGCCTATAAAATCTTCTCTAAAATCTTAATATAAATCTCTATTCCTTCCGCAATTTCATCGATGAAAATAAATTCATCTGCCGTGTGGGAGCGCCTGCTGTCGCCAGGACCGATTTTCACTGATGTGCAAGGAATAATCGCCTGATCGGATGACGTGGGTGAACCGTAAGTTGTCCTCCCAATTTCTAATCCCGCCTGTACGAACGGATGATCCATTTCAATTTTTGAAGAATTTAGCCTGAAAGATCTAGTCGTTAAGGTTGATTTCATCTTTGATTGAATGATTTCAAATGCTTCCTGATTAGAATATTCATCCGTAACTCTTACATCTAAAGTAAAAGTACACGATTCCGGAACGACATTATGCTGAACTCCGGCATGAATTCCCGAAAGCGTCACCTTAACTTCACCCAAATAATCTGAAACTTTTGGAAATTTAAAGCTTAAAATTTGCTGCAAATCTTCCATACATTTCACAATCGAGTTATCATCGTTCGGATGTGCGGCGTGGGAAGGCGTACCTTTCATTTCCCCGTCAATCACCAAAAGTCCTTTTTCCGCAATCGCCAGATTCATCTGCGTAGGTTCTCCTACAATGGCAAGCTCGATATTGGGTAACTGAGGAAACAAAGCTTCGATCCCGTCAAACCCTGAAATCTCCTCCTCGGCCGTCAAAGCGATCACTAAATTATATTGCAAATCTTCCTGAGCATAAAAATGTAAAAAAACCTGCGCCATCGAAACCAAAGAAGCTCCGGCATCATTACTTCCCAATCCGAATAATTTTCCGTCTTTTTCAATAGCCAAAAACGGATCTAACGTATACGCTTTGTTCGGTTTTACGGTGTCGTGATGCGTGTTCAGTAAAATCGACGGTTTAAAAACATCAAAATTTTTATTCACCGCCCAGATATTATTTTTAAAACGTTTTGTAGGTATTTGATGTTTTTTGAAAAAATTTTCAATTTCCACCGACGTATTAAATTCATCCTTGCTGAATGACGGAATTTCAATCAGTTTTTTCAACAAATCGACTGCATTATTCAGTAATTCTTCTTTATTATAAACAGATTTCAGTTCCTGCATGATGGTTTTCTATATGGTTTTTTAGTTCAGTTTCTTTAATTAAGAATACTTTATTGACATTATTTTTTACAGCTCCAAGAGCGTTTTCCAACTTAGGAAGTATTCCTTTATGCAATTTTCCTTCATCTTTTAAAACAGAAAATTCTTCTTCAGAAATATTTTTTATGACAGAATCAGGATTGTCAACATCTTCCAAAACTCCCTCTTTATCAAAACAATACAACAATTCCACATCATATTTTACTGATAAAGCCTGGGCAATCACCGAAGCAATCGTATCTGCATTGGTATTGAAAAGATGTCCTTTTTTATCGTGAGTAATTGCTGAAAAAACAGGAACTAATTCCAGTTTAAGCAACTTTGAAATTAGTTTTCTATTCACACTTTTCTCCGTAATATCTCCCACAAATCCAAAATCTATTTCTGCGTGTTCTCTTTTTTTGGCTTTAATTAAATTGGCATCAGCACCTGAAAAACCAATTGCTTTACACTTCTTCTGCTGAAGTTTGGCCACAATATTTTTGTTGATCCCTCCCGCATACACCATCGCCACAATATCCAGCGTATCTTTATCCGTAATTCGCCGTCCGTTAATCATTTTTTGTTCGACGCCAAGTTTATCAGCCAAAATCGTTGCTAATTTTCCTCCTCCGTGAACAAGGATCTTCCTTTCCTTGATTTTAGAAAACTGCTCCAGAAATTCGTTCAATAATTCTTCATCATCGATTAATGCTCCGCCGATTTTTATGATGTATAATTTTTCTTTCATTGCAATCCTTTTTTGAGAACCCTGTCAAGGTTTAGAACCTTGACAGGGTTTACTAGTGAAAAACCTGTTAGGTTTGATTTTATTTAGAATTCAACCCATCTAAAATTTCAGAAAAAACCGCCTGAGCCGAGAAAATTCGATTTTTTGCCTGTTGATAAATAATAGAATTTTCACCATCCATTACCTCATCGCTCAACTCTACATTTCTGCGAACCGGAAGACAATGCATTACTTTTGCCTGATTGGTATTGGCTAATTTTTCATTTGTCAGCATCCAGTTTTCTTTCACTTCCGGCATTGCTGCGTAATCATCAAAAGACGACCAGTTTTTAATATAAATAAAATCTGCATCTTTCAACGCTTCCTCCTGATTATGAACTACTTTCACATCTTTTGTGAAATTTTCATC from Chryseobacterium wanjuense includes these protein-coding regions:
- the argH gene encoding argininosuccinate lyase, with the protein product MKKIWQKDDNATNILVNKFTVGKDLDFDERLAKYDVKGSIAHCMMLAEVGIITKEESDKIIFVLAAILQDILDGNFKIDKNAEDIHSQIEAILIEELGDIGKKIHTARSRNDQVLVDVKLYLLDEIREITVLTDEFFQILIKLADQHKNILLPGYTHLQIAMPSSFGLWLGAYAESLVDDLEMFFSVKNIINKNPLGSAAGYGSSFPIDRESTTYNLGFQSMNYNSVYAQMTRGKSEKMLSMAMATLAGTLGKFAYDVCLYLSQNFDFISFPKEFTTGSSIMPHKKNPDIFELVRARCNRIQSLPNEFILLTNNLPSGYHRDMQLTKEILFPAIDSLKECLEILNYTLPNIQVKDGILEDEKYKYLFSVEKINEEVKKGSSFRDAYIKVGQEIENNEFDFEIGNLNHTHQGSIGNLCLDKIEYQFNKLKNKLLG
- a CDS encoding Lrp/AsnC family transcriptional regulator, yielding MDLKDKMILSIIQEDSTLSVKEISEKIGLTFTPTYERIKQLEKQGIIEKYVGLLNREKLGLNIVVYCNVRLKEQSKKVLETFEKNIMQHDEVQEIISLSGEYDYMLKIIAKDINSYNDFTVNVISNIPNIGQYHSSIVLHEVKKSTKLKIDLD
- the carB gene encoding carbamoyl-phosphate synthase large subunit, which gives rise to MAKRTDIKTILVIGSGPIIIGQAAEFDYAGTQACLSLKEEGYKVILINSNPATIMTDVEIADKVYIEPISLQFVSHIIRKERPDALLPTLGGQTGLNMAVELEKSGILEECKVEVLGTKLSAINRAEDRDLFRELMRELNEPVPESDIVNTVEGALNFADDIGYPVIVRPAFTMGGTGGGIASNEVELKEIAELGLKYSPVTQCLIEKSIAGFKEIEYEVMRDANDNAIVVCNMENIDPVGVHTGDSIVVAPSQTLSDREYQLLRNASLKIIRALGIEGGCNVQLALDPHSFNYYIIEVNPRVSRSSALASKATGYPIAKIAAKIAVGLTLDEIMNPVTGKTYACFEPALDYVVTKFPRFPFDKFETADRRLSTQMKATGEVMAIGRNFEESLQKAIRSLETGIKHIGLKTKQAAALTEEEIERRIRVCDDERLFIIGDALRRGYDWEQIVEWSKIDKFFIWKIKKLIDFEKAIAENKFNKETLLEAKKLGFADINIATLWNVTEREVFNFRKENGLMPVYKMVDTCAAEFESETPYFYGTYEEENESVVTDKEKIIVLGSGPIRIGQGVEFDYATVHSVWAIKEMGYEAIIINNNPETVSTDFSISDKLYFEPLTEEDVMNIIELEKPKGVVVQFGGQTAINLADKLASHGVQILGTSLEDLDRAENRDKFEKALQEMQIPQPLGKTSTSKEEAIKIANEIGYPVLVRPSYVLGGRAMEIVYTETELAHYMENAVEASPEHPVLVDKYMVGKEVEIDAICDGETVVIPGIMEHIERAGVHSGDSIAVYPPQNISQSEIDTLVDYTKRLAKGLNVIGLMNIQYVLFEGNVYVIEVNPRSSRTVPFLSKITEVPMANLATKAILGQKLKDLGYQSGLVPNKEGVFVKVPVFSFSKLTKVDISLGPEMKSTGEVMGKDTTLEKALYKGLIAAGRKVPMHGSILFTVADKHKQEAADLAARFHEVGFRIWATEGTAKFFGEQGIPCKIGYKIGEESVNLIDLIQKGKVQYVVNTMTKGKQSERDGFQIRRMSVENGVPCLTSMDTVEAILKVIESMSFKMETM
- the argB gene encoding acetylglutamate kinase — encoded protein: MKEKLYIIKIGGALIDDEELLNEFLEQFSKIKERKILVHGGGKLATILADKLGVEQKMINGRRITDKDTLDIVAMVYAGGINKNIVAKLQQKKCKAIGFSGADANLIKAKKREHAEIDFGFVGDITEKSVNRKLISKLLKLELVPVFSAITHDKKGHLFNTNADTIASVIAQALSVKYDVELLYCFDKEGVLEDVDNPDSVIKNISEEEFSVLKDEGKLHKGILPKLENALGAVKNNVNKVFLIKETELKNHIENHHAGTEICL
- a CDS encoding M20 family metallo-hydrolase, which produces MQELKSVYNKEELLNNAVDLLKKLIEIPSFSKDEFNTSVEIENFFKKHQIPTKRFKNNIWAVNKNFDVFKPSILLNTHHDTVKPNKAYTLDPFLAIEKDGKLFGLGSNDAGASLVSMAQVFLHFYAQEDLQYNLVIALTAEEEISGFDGIEALFPQLPNIELAIVGEPTQMNLAIAEKGLLVIDGEMKGTPSHAAHPNDDNSIVKCMEDLQQILSFKFPKVSDYLGEVKVTLSGIHAGVQHNVVPESCTFTLDVRVTDEYSNQEAFEIIQSKMKSTLTTRSFRLNSSKIEMDHPFVQAGLEIGRTTYGSPTSSDQAIIPCTSVKIGPGDSRRSHTADEFIFIDEIAEGIEIYIKILEKIL
- a CDS encoding aspartate carbamoyltransferase catalytic subunit: MFTITELSTERINRILTEALAFANGKTAKIEGEVFCSNLFFEDSTRTKTSFDIAERKLGLQVVPFDASHSSVNKGESLYDTVKTIESLGVNLVVIRDKKDRYFDELKNIKIPVINGGDGTGNHPSQCMLDLMTIYQEFGKFEGLKVGIVGDVKHSRVANSNAEALRRLGAKVYFSGPEQWFDEGALINGTYLNVDELIAEVDVVMLLRIQHERHDAKMSFSASDYHRKYGLTKEREKAMKKEAIIMHPAPINRGVEIDTDLVECERSRVFKQMENGVFARMAILKEALEKEGYTFK
- a CDS encoding carbamoyl phosphate synthase small subunit gives rise to the protein MKKKLILESGEVFHGEGFGAELETAGEVVFNTGMTGYQELISDPSYCGQIVCMTYPLIGNYGINRDDYESIEPAIKGLIVKEICDLPSNFRTQITLDELFKKKHLSGISGIDTRRLTRILRNHGVVKGKIVNEDVDDNAVVSELKSTTFPTNQVEMVSTKTPYANPGRGFKVVLVDFGSKLGIIRELSQRNCDIIVVSHDVTAEEILLMNPDGVMLSNGPGDPEDNQHALEMIRGLLGKVPIFGICLGHQLIGLACGAKTFKLKFGHRGGNHPVLDLEKNKVAITSQNHGYAVDQESLKGTDLIETHIALNDRTNEGLKHKIYPCFSVQYHPEASPGPEDANYLFDDFIHLMEDFKNKKNQ